The following is a genomic window from Methanoplanus sp. FWC-SCC4.
TCTCAAGATTAATCCTGATGTCAACAAGTGCATCAGACACAGCCTCGTCTGTGAACGGATCACAGGCAAGTGCAACCTCATCGTCTGACTCGATAACTCCGTCCCTGAACATCTCAAAGACTCTCCCAACACCTGTCATCCCGAACGGCTCAAGCTCACAGGCACGAAGGGCACCCATCGAAGACGAGCCGTATACCTTTATTCCTGACTTTAAAAGCTTTAAAATCTCGCGGTGGCCGACAGAACAGTCCTGAAAAAAAAGTCCGTCGATGATGCAGACAACTTTTGGCTTATCCAAAACTGCCTTTTCAAGATCGCCTCTTTTTACAGGCGGACGGAATTCTGCAACAGAGGGGGAAAGAATCTCCTCTGCCTCATCTCTTCTCAGACTTGGCCCTAAGTACACGATTACGTCTGGCACTTCTGCATCTCTCCCCTGCACGTTCATTGTCCATCGCAAACGTCTCAAGTCCGGGGACTGTGACACGGACAACAGGCACGGATACATCCGGCATTGTCAGATCGTTTACGATAATCCTGTCAAGGCCGGACTTTTGGAGTTTCTCAGAAACATAATTAATGTCTTTTAGGAAATCATCGGAGACGAACTCATCAAACTCTGAAAAGTCCTTTGAGTCGGCTTTGTCAAACCACTTTTTGTTAAGCCTCTTTGTCCTCTCGTATCCGATCTGTTTCCTAAAGTCCGCCTCTGTCGTATCCTCCCTTGCACCGTGAATCTGTGTTGCCCTGCTCTGTGCAACCTCGGTAATCGCCCGCATTGCCGCAATAACCGGTGAAACATGTGTTCCCATTCCGATGCAGAGAAGCGAGGGGTCTTTAAGCCTGACATCATCCGCAACGGCGGCAACTGTTGGAATGCCGTTGTCGCTTGTGATATCCCTTAAAATCAGCTCAACCTCGTTCTCCGAAAACGCATCAATCATGGAGTTAAGCTGATCGTTCCCGATGTTTTCAATAACAGGCCCGGCATACCCGGAAGCCTCCACAAGTGACCAGGCATCACGTTCAACAACCTCGCAGAGTCCGTGAAAAGTCGCCTCCTCAACAGTATTGCCCGAAGCTATCCCGTTTGTGCTTGTCCTGAAAAACCTGGCAGTCCCGTGCGGAACCGGGTGGAAAACAGCGTGTGCCGGGACATAGACCTCCTCCTCATTAACAATGTCAAAGCCCCTGTGCCAGGGAATTTTGGTATCGGGATCAACACCGTTTGGAAGAATAAGATCAGAAGGGTTCACCGCCTCCGCCTCTCCGAGCTCGGAGAACCTGCCCGTTATCAGTTCCCTCTCATTAATCTCGGCAGAATATCTCTCGATACCCTCCATAATGGCAGACACCCTTGCCGCTGTCGGCGTCGCACCTTTTCCGTTGTAAACCGATATTGCACCATCAGCCGCTCCCGGACGGATGCAGGAGAACACCGGAATATTGAGCCTGTCAAGACCTGTGATGTCTGCAACCCTTGTGATACCGCAGCTTCTTGCAACCGGTGACACTATCTCAAGTGTCTCCTCGGGTGATTTTGTTCTGTGGGTCTCTTTAGTATAGTTTTTTTTGCAGTTCTGAAGTCTTATGCATGCCAGTGTTCTTTCCCTCCCTCAGATATGTCTTTCTTCCAGATTGGTACATAATGTTTTATCTCTTCAAGGATATAGCGGCAACCATCAAATGCCTCCGGTCTGTGTCCCGCTCCGACAACGATAACTAAAATTGTGTCTTCTACTTTTAAAAGTCCGTTTCTGTGAATGATGTCGACAGAATTCAGTGAAAACTTTTCCGTTGCGGCCTTTGCAATATTTTCCATATCAGATATTGCAACCTCATCGAACGACTCAAATTCTATCGCCTCCATACCGTCGTCCCTGACAGTGCCGACAAATATTACAATTCCACCTGTTCTCGGGTCCTTTGCATCCTTCAAAAGCTGTGCAACATCAATATCCTCTCTTGTTATCGCAATAATTCCCATATTATTATCCTCCTGATACCGGCGGGTACAGGACAATACCGTCACCGTCTTTTATTATTATTTTGTCTGCCTCATCAGGGTCGACTCTTTTTTTATTGTGCATTAAAAGGACACTGTCAAGGAATTCCCCGTCATCGTCAAAAAGTATCTCAAAACCGCCTTTGGTTTCATCGCAGAGTTTTTTAAGGGCATCTTTAAGATAGACTTCACTGCTCTCTTCGAATTCAATTGTTCTGTGGCTTCCGAATGTTTCCCTGAATCTTGCAAATATTGTAATTTCTGTTTTAATCATTGGAGATCACCGTTAATATTATCAGATTTTTGAGCATGCGGGACATTTTTCATCCCTTAAAAGATGCATCTCGTCAATGGAGGAGGCCCTTCCGTCCCAGATGAGAAGTCTTCCGGCCATCGTTGCGCCGTTTCCGGTAAGAATTCTCACAGCCTCGTTTGCCTGCATTGTTCCGATAACTCCGGCAGTAGTCCCGACTATCGGAAACTTTTCTTTCGGCGGGATGTTTGGGAATATGCATTCAAGACAGGGGGTGTGCCCCGGAATAATTGTGGTTGCCTGCCCGTCCCATCCTGATACGGCACCATGAATCAGGGGTATGTTTTTCTCTATCGCCGCACGGTTCAGGACATGTCTTGTCTTAAAGTTGTCAAGACAGTCGATAATCAGATCACACCCAATGGTTAATCCAAGGATATTATCTTTTGACAGCGGCTCGGTGACTGTCATAATTTTCACATCGTCATTGAGCCTTTCAAGTGTTTCCCTGGCAGAATCGGTTTTATTACTGTTTATATCGGTTTTTGTATGAAGAAACTGTCTGTTCAGGTTTGAGAGTGAGACTGTGTCGCAGTCTGCGATGACAAGTCTTTTAATACCTGCAATTGCGAGGTAGACAGCCACCGGGCTTCCGAGTCCTCCGGCGCCTGCAATGAAGACCTTTGCCTCAGAAAGTCTTTTTTGTCCCTTTTCACCAAAAAGCATTATCTGTCTGTCATACCTGTCACTGAATTTCATACCGGTTCATCCTATATCTTTATGATGAATAAATTTATTCCCTTTTTTTATCCTGCTTTTTTATCCGGCAGAACAATTTTTATGTCTTCTGGTTTTATGTCTCTAACACAAAACTGGTATATCATATTTGATAAATTAATATTCACGATTGTGATTAGATATAGGTTGTGATAAAATGAATACGCCGTGCCAGCAGATAGTCTGGGAATTATTGCCTGCAATTCGTGCCTCTGTTGCAGTTGAACTGGTAAAAAGAGGCATCCCGCAGAAAAAAGCGGCAGAAATGCTTGAGATTGCACCCTCGGCAGTATCACAGTATGTCTCCGGAAAAAGAGGATGCAGGGTGGAGTTTTTAGGCGATGCAAAAGAGCTTGTCTCAAAACTTGTTGATGATATAATAGCAGACTCCGCCGGTGACATCTCTAAGAGAATGTGTGAGATATGCATGGCTTCAAGAGGGGTTGAAGGGAGCTGCGCCGGGGATTCGTGCTCTGACTAAAATAAATCAAAAGATAATTTAATTTTAAACACAGGTGTTCTCTTTTGTCATCCTTAAAAAACCGTCTTGAAAGGCTGAAATCCTTTATAATTGATAAACAGAGTCTTCTGGTGTCATATTCCGGAGGAGTTGACAGCACCCTTCTGGCGGTTGTTGCGCATGAGGTTTTAGGGGATAAGATGTCATGTGCGATTATTAAGAGTCCTCTTATGCCAAAAGCTGAGTTTTCAGATGCCCTCCTGGTTATAAATGATCTGAATATTCCCTGTAATGTTCTAAACTCCGGAATTCTCGCAGATTACGATTTTATAAAAAACCAAAAAGACCGTTGCTATGTCTGCAAGAAGAAAAACTCAAAACTTCTATTTAATGAGGCCAAAAGGCAGGGGCTGACATCTGTTGCAGATGGCACAAACTTTTCCGATACAAAAGTATTCCGTCCCGGGTTTCAGGCAGGAAAGGAAGCCGGTATTGCTCATCCCTTTGTGGATGCGGAGATCACAAAAGATGATGTCAGGGAACTTGCCCGTCAATATAATCTTAAAAATGCAGAAAAACCATCCGCCTCATGCCTTGTAACAAGGTTTTCCTACGGCAGCGTAATCTCTCCGGAGATGCTTTCTGCGGTTGAAGAAGCTGAGGATTTTATCAAATCCTTTGGCTGCGGACAGGTCAGGGTAAGATGCCACGGATATATTGCACGAATAGAGGTGGACCCGGGCGACATGGGCATAATTCTAGAAAAAAGAGAGGAAATTTCAGAAAATCTGAAAAAATCAGGTTTTTTGTATGCAACACTCGATCTGGACGGATTTGTAAGCGGAAGTATGGACAGGGAGATTTAATCTCTGTCCGCGTTATACCCCCGGCACTACCGGTCTGAACATTATCACCCTCCATTCCTGCCCGTATTTTGATACAGTATCCCAGTAGGCCTGCTTTTTTACCTGTGTCTGACCTGCCTGTGACGAATCATAAAACGTGTAGGTTCCGTAACCGCTCTTTTGTGAGGATATCTTTCTGCCCATATTCTGGAGGTTTGGGTATTTTTTAAACAAATCGTCAGTAAAAAGATTTTTTCCGACCTGATTCTTGTCACTGTCATAGAGGATGCAGCCGTCTGTCTGCATTACCGTGATGCTGACACCCTTCTCCTTTTCAAGAGGTGTGACTATCTCTGAGAGGAATTCGTCCGGGTTTGCCATTGCAAGAACACTTCCTGCATATTCTCCCCTGCCTGTCATCACAGGCTGGGCAAATTCAACTCCGGTGAATCCCTCCTGTGCAGTAAATGCATCGGTTAAGAGCGGCTTTTTTTCCGAGATTATCGTTTTTGCTGGCTCAAAGCCCCCTATGTCAAGGCCTACGGATGATTCATATTCTTCCGGGACAGCGTATTCAATAATCCCGTCTGCTGAAAGCATGGCGTAGGATACTGCCCACTTTGTTGAATTATATGTCTGATAAAGAATATTTTCAGTGTTTTCACCTGAAATATCCTCTGAAATTTCGCCGGCAGCGCTCATTGCCCTTTTATCTATATCATCAAGGACTGCCCGGACTTCGCTGCAGATTTGGGTGAGTTCACCCGGAATCCGGGTTTCCCCCTGACTTTTGTTATCATCTCCGGGGATCAGACAGGTTAGTATCACAAGCACTGTAAAAGTGATTATCAGAATCACAAACAGTGCGGGAAAGATCTTTTTTGTCGGGTGCTCCATTAAAAAATAATTGTCATGAGTGTTTTTTAGCTTATGCAAATGTCCCGCGTGAAATTAAAATAATGATATATTATTGCGTGTCAAAAATAAATTAAATTTTGTTGCTTTTTTGGCAATCACTAAATATTTATCTTTTCATTCCAAAATAGGACAGACACCTTTATAAAAAACACACGTTATGCACATCAAAATGGAATTGCCTCTATATATGCCTTATCAATCGATCATGTTTTTTAGTATGGGTAATAAAAAACTATTTACTATGTCTGGTCGACTTAGAGAACTTGGATTAATGGTTTTAATATTGTTAATCATCATGCCGGCATCTGTTATGGGTGCAGATATAATTGTAGGCAATCAGCCTTCCGATGATTACAATGCACTGGATGTCGCTTTGCAGAATGCAAACTCCGGTGATGTAATCTATCTGAATACAACATCTGACAATGAGATCATAAACTCAACAATGACACCCGGAAATGTGACGCTCTTTGACAAGGATGTCAGAATAGATGTTTGTTATAGCACAACATCTGTCACGACACCGTGGATTAGAATGAACAATACAATAGCATTCTCTGATGCAAAGGTTAATTTCAGCACCCATGTCGGCGGGCAGGTTCTGAATTTTTGGTATGATCCGGATTTTGCAGCCGGATTTAAGAATAATTCAATGGTGATGGTGCTTGGAAATGTTGATTTCAACACAGATACCACAGTTGGGAATACCGGTTCTTTAAAGCTTAATTTAACAGGCTGGTCAGGAACTGCTTTGAATATCACCGGCTCAAATAATAATTTTAATCTTCACACCCCCGGATATGAGGAGAAGGATGAGATACTTGGTACCAGCAGCATTGCCTTAAATATGTCTGGAAGCAACAACAATTTTACAATCGGAAAAACTTTAACCATAAATTCTACCGGTATTGGTGTAAATCTGGTTGGAACAAATAATTTCCTGACTTTTAATTCAGATAAGATTACTGCCCCGTCAGGGAAAGTATATCTAGCCCCCGCGGCAACCGGAAACCTTGTAACTGATTATATGACTGGTCTGAGTGTTCCCGAATTTTCAATGTATAACGGAACAGCATACAGCAGCTCAAACAAAATCGGGTACTTTTACAACAGCACATGGTCTGTAAATGGCGGTAACATGAATCCGACAATAAATGTAAGAAATCTTCCTTATTTCGGTAATGTTTCCGTAAAAGCTGTATTCGACAATGTCACAGGCAACAGCAATGATTTTGTTTTGAACACTTCAACTGTTGTTAATTCAGCGGGTATTGCAAGTGGTATCCTGTTTAACGACACCGCTTCTGTTGTTTTTGCAAATATGAACAGTGAAGTTCCGGTGAAGTACACGCTTGGTGGAAATACTATCCACATAGACCTGGTAAGTACCGATTATGTAAATGAATATGATGTTGGTTCAGTCAATATAGTAAATTTCAACCCTTACAATTCAATTACAAACCTGAACATAAACGGTTCATACTCATCAAACTGGACTGAATACACAGACTTTAGTGCTGTTCAGCCTTCAATTGTAGTCGATAACGGTTCGGTTGACCATAAACTCCTTGGAAACCTGACATTTGCTGAAAACATAAACCTGCTTGATACAACAACAATATCAGAGCTTGATAATCTTGGAACCGGTATTGTGGTTACAAACAGCTCCATATATCTGAATTCAGCCCTGACAGCGTTTAACAAAAAAGCAGTTCTCACAATGTACCCTGCATTTGCATTTAGTGCTGTAAGTGATCTTGTTTTAAGCGTGACACCGGACGGCGGTTCCAAAACAACACTCT
Proteins encoded in this region:
- a CDS encoding TfuA-related McrA-glycine thioamidation protein, which codes for MPDVIVYLGPSLRRDEAEEILSPSVAEFRPPVKRGDLEKAVLDKPKVVCIIDGLFFQDCSVGHREILKLLKSGIKVYGSSSMGALRACELEPFGMTGVGRVFEMFRDGVIESDDEVALACDPFTDEAVSDALVDIRINLESAVFAGVISKKERDVLIKTASGIYYPNRTYRKVLKTAKAEGLISVETFERLSGYLKEHSFSQKEKDAKELLRVVGEMLKRNNTLTEFN
- a CDS encoding YcaO-related McrA-glycine thioamidation protein, giving the protein MRLQNCKKNYTKETHRTKSPEETLEIVSPVARSCGITRVADITGLDRLNIPVFSCIRPGAADGAISVYNGKGATPTAARVSAIMEGIERYSAEINERELITGRFSELGEAEAVNPSDLILPNGVDPDTKIPWHRGFDIVNEEEVYVPAHAVFHPVPHGTARFFRTSTNGIASGNTVEEATFHGLCEVVERDAWSLVEASGYAGPVIENIGNDQLNSMIDAFSENEVELILRDITSDNGIPTVAAVADDVRLKDPSLLCIGMGTHVSPVIAAMRAITEVAQSRATQIHGAREDTTEADFRKQIGYERTKRLNKKWFDKADSKDFSEFDEFVSDDFLKDINYVSEKLQKSGLDRIIVNDLTMPDVSVPVVRVTVPGLETFAMDNERAGERCRSARRNRVLRAKSEKR
- a CDS encoding molybdenum cofactor biosynthesis protein MoaE; translation: MGIIAITREDIDVAQLLKDAKDPRTGGIVIFVGTVRDDGMEAIEFESFDEVAISDMENIAKAATEKFSLNSVDIIHRNGLLKVEDTILVIVVGAGHRPEAFDGCRYILEEIKHYVPIWKKDISEGGKEHWHA
- a CDS encoding transcriptional regulator — encoded protein: MNTPCQQIVWELLPAIRASVAVELVKRGIPQKKAAEMLEIAPSAVSQYVSGKRGCRVEFLGDAKELVSKLVDDIIADSAGDISKRMCEICMASRGVEGSCAGDSCSD
- a CDS encoding PGF-pre-PGF domain-containing protein, translated to MSGRLRELGLMVLILLIIMPASVMGADIIVGNQPSDDYNALDVALQNANSGDVIYLNTTSDNEIINSTMTPGNVTLFDKDVRIDVCYSTTSVTTPWIRMNNTIAFSDAKVNFSTHVGGQVLNFWYDPDFAAGFKNNSMVMVLGNVDFNTDTTVGNTGSLKLNLTGWSGTALNITGSNNNFNLHTPGYEEKDEILGTSSIALNMSGSNNNFTIGKTLTINSTGIGVNLVGTNNFLTFNSDKITAPSGKVYLAPAATGNLVTDYMTGLSVPEFSMYNGTAYSSSNKIGYFYNSTWSVNGGNMNPTINVRNLPYFGNVSVKAVFDNVTGNSNDFVLNTSTVVNSAGIASGILFNDTASVVFANMNSEVPVKYTLGGNTIHIDLVSTDYVNEYDVGSVNIVNFNPYNSITNLNINGSYSSNWTEYTDFSAVQPSIVVDNGSVDHKLLGNLTFAENINLLDTTTISELDNLGTGIVVTNSSIYLNSALTAFNKKAVLTMYPAFAFSAVSDLVLSVTPDGGSKTTLWDGISFNSQGYLTSDTISVNTTANSTTIWTNHFSNYEFSKYVAPVTPTPTPAPTAAPVTSGGGGGNPNIGSGVAEKIDEGETAGFSVDSTAIYEVTATVNEYVPKMMVTVEKRALPRGINKLPLDVYEHDQVTVYWADETDISKGTLEFRVSKDWLKKNGYSSGDIVMFRYNEEDLVWEGLPTEYIGESGSSYLYRATTPGFSYFAIAAEKGSTMVSDEKSIKTISVVAEAEGADQTPTPVMTEDVAKTQAETAKSPVGLAPIAALLFAGLLIAIRRK
- the larE gene encoding ATP-dependent sacrificial sulfur transferase LarE, with the protein product MSSLKNRLERLKSFIIDKQSLLVSYSGGVDSTLLAVVAHEVLGDKMSCAIIKSPLMPKAEFSDALLVINDLNIPCNVLNSGILADYDFIKNQKDRCYVCKKKNSKLLFNEAKRQGLTSVADGTNFSDTKVFRPGFQAGKEAGIAHPFVDAEITKDDVRELARQYNLKNAEKPSASCLVTRFSYGSVISPEMLSAVEEAEDFIKSFGCGQVRVRCHGYIARIEVDPGDMGIILEKREEISENLKKSGFLYATLDLDGFVSGSMDREI
- a CDS encoding MoaD/ThiS family protein, which translates into the protein MIKTEITIFARFRETFGSHRTIEFEESSEVYLKDALKKLCDETKGGFEILFDDDGEFLDSVLLMHNKKRVDPDEADKIIIKDGDGIVLYPPVSGG
- a CDS encoding HesA/MoeB/ThiF family protein, which gives rise to MKFSDRYDRQIMLFGEKGQKRLSEAKVFIAGAGGLGSPVAVYLAIAGIKRLVIADCDTVSLSNLNRQFLHTKTDINSNKTDSARETLERLNDDVKIMTVTEPLSKDNILGLTIGCDLIIDCLDNFKTRHVLNRAAIEKNIPLIHGAVSGWDGQATTIIPGHTPCLECIFPNIPPKEKFPIVGTTAGVIGTMQANEAVRILTGNGATMAGRLLIWDGRASSIDEMHLLRDEKCPACSKI